A segment of the Rhizobium sp. ZPR4 genome:
GCTTGGCAAGCTCCGGCTCGATATCCTCGGCATCATCGGGCGGCGTGACGCTGCCGGACAGGATGACATAGGCGCCATCGGGAATGTGATCCGGCAACGGCCTGAGATCGGCAAGCGTCAGCCCGACCGAAGTCGTCTGCGATGGCTGGGCAGCGATAAACTGATAGTCGAACAGGACGTCGTCCTGTTCGATATTGGCGCGGCGCAACACCTCCACCGGCCCGGCCACGTCCATCAGCAGCGTATAAGGCGGCAGGAGGACGTAGACAGGAATGATCCGCCGATGGAGGCGCCGGTCGCTTTGGGTCATGCGGCACTCCGGATCGATGCGTCGGCAAGCGCCTCTTCGACCGTCGCGATGCGGGCGAAGCGGCCCGATAGCACCAGCTCGCTGCGCTTCTTGATATCCTCGGCGCTGAAGACCGTGCCCGAGGCATGCGTCATCGGGAAGGTCAGCGTTGCCTCGGTGACATAGTCGACTTCATAGCCGAGATCGGACGCGTGCCGGGTGGTCGTCTCGCAGCATTGTTCGGTGCGGATACCCGAAACGATCAGCTTGCGGATGCCGTTTGCCACCAGCCAGACATCGAGGCCGGAGCCGACGAGCGCCGAGTGGCGGCGCTTGTGAAATACTGCATCGGCCTCCAGCGAGATTTCATCGAGCTTGCGCACAAAGCCGCTTTTCAGGCTGAAATGCGCGTCGCTGTCCTCGACATGGAAAATCTGGACGACGGGAATGCCCTTCGCCTTGGCGCCGTCGATCAGTGCCTGCAGGCGGTCGGTGAAAACAGGCAGGTCGTCCGTTCGCCAATAAGGACGCTGGCGAAAGGATTCCTGGGCATCGATGACGAGCAGTGCGGTATCCGCATGGGACATTTTCGTATCTCCTGTGCTTGAAAGGATAGCCGAGACTAGACCTTACTTGAAGGCTTCGAAAGCCATCTGGCGGACAGAAAGGGGACAAATACGGACATGCTTTGTGAAGGGCTTGCTCCAGATCCGCGCACGGAGACGGCCTGAGGCGTTGCGCCTTCAGGAAGGGCCGCATAAGGTTGGCGTCGATGTCATCGAGAGCGTAGCGGCCTTCGTTTCGCTTTACCCACCGTGTTCACAAAACATCCCGCCGGAAGAGCCGGGTGGCGATCATCGCCATGCAGCCACATGCTTCGGGATGATGCTTCAGGAGAGAGATCATGCTGCGTTTCGGAATTCTGTCGACGGCCAAAATCGGCCGCGATCTGGTGGTGCCTGCCATTCAGGATGCGGAAAATTGCGTTGTGACTGCCATCGCCAGCCGTGATCTCGATCGCGCCCGTCAGATGGCCGACCGCTTCTCCGTGCCGCATGCTTTCGGCTCCTATGAGGAGATGCTTGCCTCCGACGCCATCGACGCCGTCTATATCCCCTTGCCGACCTCTCAGCATGTCGAATGGACGATCAAGGCTGCCGATGCCGGCAAGCATGTGCTGTGCGAAAAGCCGATCGCGCTCAAGGCGGATGAGATCGACAGCCTGATCGCCGCCCGCGATCGCAACAAGGTGCTGGTGACGGAAGCCTATATGGTCACCTATGCGCCGGTCTGGCGGAAGGTCCGTGCGCTGCTTGCCGATGGCGCCATCGGCCGCCTGCGCCACATCCAGGGCGCCTTCACCTATTTCAACCGCGATGCCGGAAACATGCGCAATATTCCCGCGCTTGGCGGCGGCGGCCTGCCTGATATCGGTGTCTATCCGACGATCAGCGCCCGCTTCGTCACCGGCCGCGAACCGCTGCGCATTCAGGCGGTAACGGAGCGTGACCCGGAATTCGGCACCGACATCTATTCGAGTGTGAAGGCAGACTTCGGTGATTTCGAAATGACCTTCTATATCTCCACGCAGATGGCCAACCGCCAGGTCATGGTCTTCCATGGCACGGAAGGCTTCATCGAGGTGAAGTCGCCCTTCAATGCCGATCGTTATGGCGCGGAAGAGCTGGAGTTGACCAATCGGGGCCATTCGGAATCGCAGATCTTCCGCTTCCCCGACAGCCGCCAGTACAAGCGCGAGGCGGAGGCCTTCGCATCGGCCGCGCTCGGCGAGGGTACGGAAATCGTGTCGCTGGAAAGCTCGAAGCTCAACCAGAAGGTCATCGACGCCATCTACCGCGCCAGCGAAAAGGATGGCTGGGAGCCGGTCTGAGGGTTATTCTCAGGAATTTTGCCGGTGGCGGAAGACGAAGCGCGAATAGCCGAAGAAGCTGAACGCAGTCGCCGCCGCCGATGCAAGCGTCAGGGCGATGATCGGCCGCAATGACGGCTCGGTCATCAGCAATGAACTGAAGAGAGCATAATTCAGCAGAGCCGAGGTCAATCCGACCGAACCGTAGCGGAAGCCTTCCGCCGCCAGCGAGCGGTTGGATCGCCCGAAGGTGAAGTTGCGGTTGAGCACCCACGTGGCAAGCAGTGCGCTCGGTATCGAGATGGCGCGGCCGATGAAGGGGCCGATGGGCGTGAACCACAGCAAGATATGCAGGACACCCGCATCGACAATGAAGCCGATGCTACCGGCGATCAGGAAGCGAAAAAGCTTCTTCATGCGGCCTTGGCCCTTTTCTTCCGGCTTGCCGGCTTTTCGAGCTCGGCCATGTAGACCGTTCTGTCATCGCCGCTTTCACGCGAGGACGGTTTTGGCAGGCTCATATAGTGGATGCGCAATTGTTCGGCGCGGGCGCGCGCCACGGAATCGAGGATCAGGCCGGCCGTAAACAGCATGAAGGAAATCATCACTAGCGCCAGGGAGAGCACCCAGGTCGGCATGCGTGTTACCAGCCCGGTTTCGAAATATTCGACGAAGACCGGAATAGAAAAGCCAATGCTCATTTCCATCGAAATGGCGCTCAGGATGCCGAAGAAGGCGAAAGGCCGCGTTTCCTTCATCAGCATGGCGAACATCCAGAGGATCTTGCCGCCGTCGCGGAAGGTGGAAAGTTTCGAATGCGAGCCTTTCGGCCGCCGTCCGTAGTCGAGTTCCAGTTCGCTGACGGGCAGCTTCAGCCTGGAAGCATGAACCGACATTTCCGTCTCGATCTCGAAGCCGCCCGATACGGCCGGGAAGCTCTTGACGAAGCGGCGCGAGAAGGCGCGGTAACCGGAGAAGATATCGGTGAAATCGGCGCCGAAGATGGTGCGGTAGAGCCAGTTGAAAATGCGGTTGCCGAAGGCATGACCCTGGCGGCCGGCATCGTTCTGGACGTTGCGGCGGGTGCCGACGACCATATCGGAGCCTTCCGTCAGCAGCGTGCGGATCAGCTCTTCTCCGTCCTCGGGGGCATAGGTGCCGTCGCCATCGGCCATCAGATAGATGTCGGCCTCGACATCGGCGAACATGCGGCGCACCACATGTCCCTTGCCCTGCCGCCGCTCACGCACGACGGTCGCGCCCGCAAGCATGGCATGCAGCGCGGTGCCGTCGGTCGAATTATTGTCGTAGACATAGATCGCTGCCTGCGGCAGCGCCTTGCGGAAACCGCGCACGACCTCGCCGATCGTTGCGGCTTCATTGTAGCAGGGCAGGAGGACGGCGATATTCAGCTTCTCATTCCACATGGTCTTGGCCGGTTGCTACGCGTGAAGTCAAGTTGAGGCCCGATTGACGATCCGGACGAGAGCTTATCCCGTTGGCTATTAATAAGACCCTATGGCTGCGAAATAAAAAAGGCGGGATATCGGCGCTGCGAAAAACATTATCGTGATGAAAGCGGCAATGGGCATGGGCTTTACTTTTTTTTGATCGGCAGCCGTTAGCGTATCCCCGACTATCCTTCCAACATGGGGTTTATCGAGATGGCGCAGACGCTGGCATTGCCGCCCGAGGCAGCCGGAACGGCAGAGAAGAAGACGTCTCTGCGCTGGTCTCATCCTGCCCTCGTTGCGCTCGTCTATGCCGTCGTCATCATCGTCGCGCAGCTCGTCATTCATCGTAACCTCACAGACTATGTCGGCCCGGACAATGACGACGCCATGCGTCTTGTCGAAGTGCGCGATTTTCTCGCCGGCCAGGGCTGGTTCGACATGATGCAGTATCGCCTTGGCCTTGAGGACGGGACGCTGATGCATTGGTCGCGCTTCATCGATTTGCCGATCGCAAGCCTTATCCTCTTCTTCCGGATGTTCTTTTCACCCGAAGGCGCCGAAGCCGCGGCACTGACCATCTGGCCGCTGATGCTCATCCTGCCGCTGATGTTCTTCATGGGTCTCGCAGGCAGGCGCATCGCCGGTC
Coding sequences within it:
- a CDS encoding Gfo/Idh/MocA family oxidoreductase, whose protein sequence is MLRFGILSTAKIGRDLVVPAIQDAENCVVTAIASRDLDRARQMADRFSVPHAFGSYEEMLASDAIDAVYIPLPTSQHVEWTIKAADAGKHVLCEKPIALKADEIDSLIAARDRNKVLVTEAYMVTYAPVWRKVRALLADGAIGRLRHIQGAFTYFNRDAGNMRNIPALGGGGLPDIGVYPTISARFVTGREPLRIQAVTERDPEFGTDIYSSVKADFGDFEMTFYISTQMANRQVMVFHGTEGFIEVKSPFNADRYGAEELELTNRGHSESQIFRFPDSRQYKREAEAFASAALGEGTEIVSLESSKLNQKVIDAIYRASEKDGWEPV
- a CDS encoding glycosyltransferase, yielding MWNEKLNIAVLLPCYNEAATIGEVVRGFRKALPQAAIYVYDNNSTDGTALHAMLAGATVVRERRQGKGHVVRRMFADVEADIYLMADGDGTYAPEDGEELIRTLLTEGSDMVVGTRRNVQNDAGRQGHAFGNRIFNWLYRTIFGADFTDIFSGYRAFSRRFVKSFPAVSGGFEIETEMSVHASRLKLPVSELELDYGRRPKGSHSKLSTFRDGGKILWMFAMLMKETRPFAFFGILSAISMEMSIGFSIPVFVEYFETGLVTRMPTWVLSLALVMISFMLFTAGLILDSVARARAEQLRIHYMSLPKPSSRESGDDRTVYMAELEKPASRKKRAKAA
- a CDS encoding isochorismatase family protein, with translation MSHADTALLVIDAQESFRQRPYWRTDDLPVFTDRLQALIDGAKAKGIPVVQIFHVEDSDAHFSLKSGFVRKLDEISLEADAVFHKRRHSALVGSGLDVWLVANGIRKLIVSGIRTEQCCETTTRHASDLGYEVDYVTEATLTFPMTHASGTVFSAEDIKKRSELVLSGRFARIATVEEALADASIRSAA
- a CDS encoding GtrA family protein, whose protein sequence is MKKLFRFLIAGSIGFIVDAGVLHILLWFTPIGPFIGRAISIPSALLATWVLNRNFTFGRSNRSLAAEGFRYGSVGLTSALLNYALFSSLLMTEPSLRPIIALTLASAAATAFSFFGYSRFVFRHRQNS